The Nitrospira sp. genome window below encodes:
- a CDS encoding efflux RND transporter periplasmic adaptor subunit yields MNNLRGKGIVVVAILLCTLYIGYRFYGEQQAAAALQVNTLERAIPAVALTQARPGEATDTITLPGNIQAWYEAQIFAQVSGYVKMWHKDYGAQVKEGEVLAEINAPALDAQYSQAKADLDTERAKYVLAELTAKRYVALRPNQAVSEQSISVQVQEAKAQQARVKASEQNVRNFEALIRFKTIVAPFEGVVTARNINVGNYVNKEASPEGSAGAIRDLFTVADVTKMRLFVSVPETFGPFLKPGLTADVTVPQFPNRHFTAQFLTVAKGFDVSTRTAVTIFTIENDDRALWPGSYATVRITAPVEKKMLTIPSSAMVFQEHGTQVAVVTEDDQVHFKPIAVARILDNTVEVTDGISTSDRIVNNPSAALLEGTKVRIVTPAPGYDLVTGEKRAPEAAAPKQDSSAKPL; encoded by the coding sequence ATGAACAATTTACGTGGCAAAGGCATTGTGGTTGTGGCCATTCTCTTGTGTACGCTCTATATTGGCTACCGATTCTATGGAGAGCAGCAAGCAGCTGCGGCGTTGCAGGTGAACACCCTTGAACGCGCCATACCGGCGGTGGCCCTCACGCAGGCGCGTCCAGGCGAAGCGACTGACACCATTACGCTTCCCGGCAATATACAAGCCTGGTACGAGGCGCAGATCTTCGCGCAGGTCTCCGGTTATGTGAAGATGTGGCACAAGGATTACGGCGCACAGGTGAAAGAGGGCGAGGTCCTTGCTGAGATCAACGCCCCGGCGCTCGACGCACAATATTCCCAAGCCAAGGCGGATCTTGACACCGAGCGCGCCAAGTATGTTCTGGCTGAACTGACCGCGAAACGCTATGTGGCGTTGCGGCCAAATCAGGCGGTCTCCGAGCAGTCGATCTCGGTGCAGGTTCAAGAGGCAAAAGCACAACAGGCGCGAGTCAAGGCTTCGGAACAGAACGTCAGGAACTTCGAGGCGCTGATCCGGTTCAAGACGATCGTCGCCCCCTTTGAGGGTGTGGTGACCGCGCGCAACATCAACGTCGGCAACTATGTCAATAAAGAAGCGAGTCCGGAAGGAAGCGCAGGCGCCATCAGGGACCTCTTTACCGTAGCCGACGTCACCAAGATGCGCTTGTTCGTCAGTGTGCCGGAGACGTTCGGGCCTTTTCTGAAGCCTGGCTTGACGGCCGACGTGACCGTACCGCAATTTCCTAATCGGCATTTTACGGCCCAGTTTCTGACTGTCGCCAAGGGATTCGATGTGAGCACACGCACTGCGGTCACGATCTTTACGATCGAAAACGATGACCGTGCCCTCTGGCCCGGATCGTATGCGACTGTTCGTATCACCGCGCCGGTCGAAAAAAAGATGCTGACGATTCCGTCGAGCGCGATGGTGTTCCAGGAACATGGCACGCAGGTGGCCGTGGTAACGGAGGACGACCAGGTGCACTTCAAGCCGATTGCTGTCGCCAGAATTCTCGACAACACCGTCGAAGTAACAGATGGGATTTCGACCAGCGACCGCATCGTGAACAACCCCAGCGCCGCGTTGCTCGAAGGCACCAAGGTGCGCATCGTCACACCCGCTCCCGGCTACGATCTCGTCACGGGCGAGAAGCGGGCACCGGAAGCGGCCGCACCCAAGCAAGACTCATCGGCGAAGCCGTTATGA
- a CDS encoding efflux RND transporter permease subunit, translating to MKQLVHIALRRPYTFVVLAIVIVVFGAMAVLEAPTDVFPVIQIPVSSVVWAYDGLMPQDVEGRITFVFERFLTSTVEGIKRIHSHSFFGFSIINIFLQDGVDLAGSEADIAAIAQTAVKALPPDISPPMVMRLFPSQVPVATLQVTSDTLTPAELYNLCIMRIRPLLVTIPGAILPHPYGGQDMQVMVNLDQQKLLARHLSPSDVHEALDRQNLVLPGGDIKIKSTDWIVLTNASPLKITDFDDIPIKRDGNAFIHLRDVASVRLAGRVQTNSVLVDGQQAVIIVVMKSSEASTLEVVDGIREMIPRIEKVVPQGVKVKMILDASSFVKEAIADVLHEMMIAAALVGLIVLLLLGSWRPTVIVLTSIPLSILSALIGLHWLEESINIMTLGGLALAVGILVDNAAVMIENIDTHLAEGKPVETAILDAAGQIILPTFVATLAITIVWVPLFHLSGVSGWVFPPMAKAVIIAVVASFVLTYTLVPTLAKYILREHQAHGGHSEGKPSRNPFVRFQDAFQRGFDRFRDSYTARLEQSINHRGRFVVVSMVIATGSLILFYYNGREFFPEVKSGILQMHMRAPLGTRLEAAGRIASLASHDVEDMLKGQVKDIISNCGLPVGAHNLAFIPTPTIGSQDCDLTIALKNEKSPVWEYRRILSKGLEERYPGTEFTFQPADLTDKILNFGSPSPIDVQVNGPERYANYEFAQKLADKFRKIPGASNVVVHQTMRTPTMLVEANRRFALGMDMDQTAIGNNMLVTTAGSQQVDQKYWLDRTTGMSYRINVYTPQPQLTSIKDLMTVPVTHSNVDSSEGNDVQLLGNLANISAMGTPGVITHGNIMPLYDIYVSNEGRDLGSVLEDVQKVIHEMKDETPQSAAVEIHGQAELMHDALHEMFVGLIAAVVLVYLLIVINFQSWLDPLIIVTALFGALAGIAWALFTTHTNISVPAFMGAIMTMGTATANSILLVAFARERLAAHGDALRAALEAGTARIRPVLMTAAAMIIGMLPMSMGNSPNAPLGRAVMGGLAVATLFTLFFVPCVYAMIYHRRTVPQKEAI from the coding sequence ATGAAACAGCTAGTCCACATTGCCTTGCGCAGACCCTACACATTCGTTGTGCTGGCGATCGTTATCGTGGTGTTCGGGGCGATGGCGGTCCTCGAGGCACCGACTGACGTCTTTCCGGTTATCCAAATTCCTGTCAGCTCCGTCGTCTGGGCCTACGATGGACTGATGCCGCAGGATGTCGAGGGACGAATCACCTTCGTATTCGAGCGCTTCCTCACCTCGACTGTAGAAGGGATCAAACGTATCCATAGCCACTCGTTCTTTGGTTTCAGCATCATCAACATTTTTCTTCAGGACGGAGTCGATCTCGCCGGCAGCGAAGCAGATATCGCGGCAATCGCCCAAACTGCCGTTAAAGCGCTGCCGCCTGATATTTCTCCCCCTATGGTCATGCGTCTGTTCCCGTCCCAAGTGCCGGTGGCCACGTTGCAAGTCACTTCGGATACGCTGACCCCGGCGGAGCTCTATAACCTCTGCATCATGCGGATCCGTCCTTTGCTGGTCACGATACCGGGCGCGATCCTGCCCCACCCATACGGCGGCCAGGATATGCAAGTCATGGTCAACCTTGACCAGCAGAAATTGCTTGCCCGGCACCTCTCCCCCTCGGACGTCCATGAAGCTCTCGATAGGCAGAATCTCGTGCTTCCCGGTGGTGACATCAAGATTAAGTCCACCGACTGGATCGTATTGACGAACGCATCTCCATTGAAGATCACGGATTTCGATGATATCCCGATCAAGCGAGACGGCAATGCCTTCATTCATCTGCGCGACGTCGCGTCGGTGCGCCTCGCGGGCCGGGTGCAAACGAACAGTGTGCTGGTAGACGGTCAACAAGCGGTCATCATCGTGGTCATGAAGAGCAGCGAAGCATCTACCTTGGAGGTCGTCGATGGGATCAGGGAAATGATCCCGCGCATTGAAAAGGTCGTGCCTCAGGGGGTCAAGGTCAAGATGATCCTCGACGCCTCGAGTTTCGTCAAGGAGGCCATCGCCGATGTGCTTCATGAGATGATGATCGCAGCTGCGCTGGTCGGCCTCATCGTCCTGCTGCTCCTGGGTTCCTGGCGGCCGACCGTCATCGTTCTGACGTCAATCCCGCTTTCCATTCTCAGCGCCCTCATCGGCCTGCATTGGCTCGAGGAATCGATCAACATCATGACCTTGGGCGGATTGGCCTTGGCCGTCGGCATTCTCGTCGACAATGCCGCGGTCATGATCGAGAATATCGATACCCACCTCGCCGAGGGCAAACCGGTGGAGACCGCGATCCTCGATGCCGCCGGTCAGATCATACTTCCAACCTTCGTTGCCACACTCGCCATTACGATCGTCTGGGTCCCACTGTTCCATCTGAGCGGCGTATCCGGCTGGGTGTTTCCCCCGATGGCAAAAGCGGTCATCATCGCAGTAGTGGCTTCATTCGTCCTGACGTACACCTTGGTGCCGACATTGGCAAAATATATTTTGAGGGAACACCAGGCGCACGGCGGTCACTCCGAAGGGAAACCGTCACGGAATCCCTTTGTTCGCTTCCAAGACGCGTTCCAGCGCGGTTTCGACCGGTTCCGTGACTCGTATACGGCGCGGCTCGAACAGTCGATCAACCATCGTGGCCGTTTCGTCGTCGTCTCGATGGTGATCGCGACCGGATCTCTCATCCTCTTTTACTACAACGGACGTGAGTTCTTCCCCGAGGTCAAGTCAGGCATCCTGCAGATGCATATGCGGGCGCCGCTCGGCACACGCCTTGAGGCGGCCGGGCGCATCGCTTCGCTCGCCTCCCATGACGTCGAGGATATGTTGAAGGGCCAGGTCAAAGACATCATCAGTAATTGCGGTCTGCCGGTGGGGGCCCATAACCTTGCCTTCATTCCGACTCCGACGATCGGCTCTCAAGATTGCGATCTGACTATTGCCCTGAAGAACGAAAAGTCGCCGGTGTGGGAGTACCGACGAATTCTCAGCAAGGGCCTGGAAGAGCGCTATCCGGGCACCGAATTCACGTTCCAGCCTGCGGATCTGACCGACAAGATTCTTAACTTCGGTTCACCTTCCCCGATCGACGTGCAGGTGAACGGCCCGGAGCGGTACGCCAACTATGAGTTTGCCCAAAAATTGGCGGACAAGTTCCGCAAGATCCCCGGCGCCAGCAACGTGGTAGTCCATCAAACGATGCGCACGCCGACCATGCTCGTCGAAGCCAATCGCAGGTTCGCACTCGGCATGGACATGGACCAGACAGCCATCGGGAACAACATGCTTGTGACGACCGCCGGCAGCCAACAGGTCGATCAAAAGTATTGGCTCGATCGCACGACGGGCATGTCCTATCGGATCAATGTCTATACACCGCAACCCCAACTCACCAGCATTAAAGATCTGATGACCGTTCCGGTCACTCACTCTAATGTCGACTCATCGGAAGGCAACGATGTGCAACTGCTCGGCAACCTAGCCAACATTTCAGCGATGGGAACTCCGGGAGTGATCACTCACGGAAATATCATGCCGCTCTACGACATCTACGTGTCGAACGAAGGACGCGACCTCGGTTCAGTTCTAGAGGATGTCCAGAAGGTGATCCATGAAATGAAAGACGAGACTCCCCAAAGCGCAGCCGTCGAGATCCACGGCCAGGCCGAGCTGATGCACGACGCCCTTCATGAAATGTTCGTCGGTCTCATCGCCGCGGTCGTGCTGGTGTACCTCCTCATCGTCATCAACTTCCAGTCGTGGCTTGATCCCCTCATCATCGTGACGGCCCTGTTCGGCGCCTTGGCCGGTATCGCTTGGGCGCTCTTCACCACCCATACGAATATTTCCGTCCCTGCTTTCATGGGGGCCATCATGACCATGGGTACCGCAACGGCCAATTCGATCCTGCTCGTCGCCTTCGCACGCGAGCGGCTGGCCGCCCATGGCGACGCGCTCCGAGCCGCCCTGGAGGCCGGCACGGCTCGTATTCGACCGGTCCTCATGACCGCCGCAGCCATGATCATCGGGATGTTGCCGATGTCGATGGGGAATTCACCAAATGCGCCGCTTGGTCGCGCCGTGATGGGCGGACTGGCCGTCGCGACCCTGTTCACCCTGTTTTTCGTTCCCTGCGTGTACGCCATGATCTATCACCGACGAACCGTTCCTCAAAAGGAGGCTATCTAA
- a CDS encoding efflux transporter outer membrane subunit, whose product MLVALLLPACSDWLPRANLAPTYEPPQYVVPASWHGSSPFVEATPSDTELRPDWWKAYNDPVLNKLVEQAMEANPDLQAAAERFVQARNIMMKARAQYLPQIGIEFGGSHNRQSFERLFRPENSPLQQATMELGGLASWEYDLWSALRNTAQVETYRAQERAADWGLARLSLQAEVGTDYWLLRGFDAQTAIYVQSIDLYKSTLDLVKSQFAGAIASALDVARVESLYYSTQTKLAQVQAQRQVTEQAIAILLNVTPTSFTIDPINELQVASFTVPRTLPATLLERRPDIAGSERRMAQASRAVGIARAAFFPNLAFRADGGFEDGFNLVKLANSFWAYGAAVSLPVFQGGYRRAQLNQAWAAYREMEDLYRSTVLNAFREVENNLTLTNRLTLAADRQDAAVGAYFKTQNLTIELYQGGLASSLEVIYAELQTLLARIDAVQIKADLLRSSVALIRALGGGWNRQQLPSDEQIQPFGTFQYVKIDKSTPAGGAGGIIAGHPENNHLYNDLTKPAVRQQ is encoded by the coding sequence GTGCTGGTGGCGCTCCTGCTGCCGGCGTGCAGCGATTGGTTACCGCGCGCCAATCTGGCGCCGACCTATGAGCCGCCGCAATACGTCGTACCGGCGTCGTGGCATGGCTCCAGTCCCTTCGTGGAGGCCACTCCGTCGGATACGGAACTGCGCCCGGATTGGTGGAAAGCGTATAACGATCCGGTGCTGAATAAGCTCGTCGAGCAGGCCATGGAGGCCAATCCGGACCTCCAGGCCGCCGCCGAGCGGTTCGTGCAGGCCCGTAACATCATGATGAAGGCCCGGGCGCAATACCTGCCGCAGATCGGGATCGAGTTCGGCGGGTCCCACAACCGGCAGTCGTTTGAGCGCCTCTTTCGTCCAGAAAATAGCCCGTTGCAACAAGCCACGATGGAACTGGGTGGGTTGGCCTCCTGGGAGTATGATTTATGGTCGGCGCTTCGCAATACCGCCCAGGTGGAGACCTACCGCGCTCAAGAACGGGCCGCCGACTGGGGTCTCGCCCGCCTGAGCCTTCAAGCGGAGGTGGGGACGGACTATTGGCTCCTCCGGGGCTTCGACGCCCAGACCGCCATCTACGTGCAATCGATCGACCTCTACAAAAGCACGCTCGACCTCGTCAAATCTCAGTTTGCCGGCGCGATCGCGTCCGCCCTCGATGTCGCCCGGGTGGAATCGCTGTACTACAGCACCCAGACGAAACTCGCGCAGGTGCAAGCCCAACGGCAAGTGACGGAACAGGCGATCGCCATCCTGCTCAATGTGACGCCGACCAGTTTTACGATTGACCCGATCAACGAACTGCAGGTCGCCAGCTTTACGGTGCCGCGGACCCTGCCCGCCACCTTGCTGGAGCGCCGGCCCGACATCGCGGGCAGTGAGCGCCGGATGGCCCAGGCCAGCCGGGCCGTCGGGATCGCCCGGGCCGCGTTTTTTCCCAACCTTGCGTTTCGGGCGGATGGCGGCTTTGAAGACGGCTTCAATCTGGTCAAGCTGGCCAATAGTTTCTGGGCCTATGGCGCCGCCGTGTCGCTCCCGGTGTTCCAAGGGGGCTATCGCCGCGCCCAATTGAACCAGGCCTGGGCGGCCTATCGCGAAATGGAGGATCTGTACCGGTCGACCGTGCTCAACGCGTTTCGCGAGGTCGAGAACAATTTGACTCTGACGAACCGCCTGACCCTCGCGGCCGATCGGCAGGACGCCGCCGTGGGCGCGTACTTCAAAACGCAGAATCTCACCATCGAACTGTACCAGGGCGGGCTGGCGTCCAGTTTGGAAGTCATTTACGCCGAGCTCCAGACGCTGCTGGCGCGCATCGACGCGGTGCAAATCAAGGCCGACCTGCTGCGCTCCTCCGTCGCCCTCATCCGCGCCCTGGGCGGCGGGTGGAACCGGCAGCAATTGCCCTCGGACGAGCAGATTCAACCGTTTGGGACGTTCCAATATGTCAAGATTGACAAATCGACTCCCGCCGGCGGGGCCGGCGGGATCATCGCGGGGCATCCCGAGAATAACCATTTGTACAACGATCTGACCAAGCCCGCCGTGCGGCAACAATGA
- a CDS encoding sigma-54 dependent transcriptional regulator: MSGLPSILVVDDDQQNREMLAEALSQVGFDVDIARDGAEALNKANEVMYDAVLSDIRMAPLSGLDLLNSFRKTMPEMPIVLLTAFGSVDTAIQAMKQGAYNYITKPVNLEELVFTMTRAVEHRRLIEDNRTLQRAFSERPRTASLIGQSKKMVEVFKLVGRVSRSRTAVLIQGESGTGKELIARAIHDNSPRATHRFVAVNCSAIPDSLLESELFGHIKGSFTGAHILRRGLLEEASGGTFFLDEVGDLSSAGQAKLLRVLQEGEVRRIGSNESVRVDVRIIAASRRNLADLIEAGRFREDLLYRLNTVNIFIPPLRERPEDIPLLAEFFLARYGDEKEVPVTSFSPAAMRALTGYAWPGNVRELEHVVERAVALASHAILSIDDLPPEVLQTNGNHGDRVEILPGTLKALQRDQVLKMLESAQGNKERTARLLGISRRTLYRLLDRYGLGKTRLSTEVDVSDPTGS, from the coding sequence ATGAGTGGCTTGCCTTCAATCCTGGTCGTGGATGACGACCAGCAGAATCGAGAGATGTTGGCCGAAGCCTTGAGCCAAGTCGGCTTTGACGTGGACATCGCCCGTGACGGCGCGGAAGCCCTGAACAAGGCCAATGAGGTGATGTACGATGCCGTCTTGAGCGACATCCGCATGGCCCCATTGTCCGGTTTGGATTTGTTGAATTCGTTCCGCAAGACTATGCCGGAGATGCCGATTGTCCTGTTGACCGCGTTCGGGTCCGTCGACACGGCGATCCAAGCCATGAAGCAAGGGGCTTATAATTACATCACCAAACCGGTCAATCTCGAAGAGCTCGTGTTCACCATGACGCGCGCCGTCGAGCACCGGCGCCTGATCGAGGACAATCGGACGCTTCAGCGTGCGTTCAGTGAACGGCCGCGGACCGCCTCGTTGATCGGGCAAAGCAAGAAAATGGTCGAGGTGTTCAAACTCGTCGGACGAGTCTCTCGCAGCCGGACCGCCGTGTTGATTCAGGGGGAGAGCGGGACGGGCAAGGAACTCATCGCCCGCGCCATCCACGACAACAGCCCCCGGGCCACGCACCGGTTCGTCGCCGTGAACTGCAGTGCGATTCCCGACTCCTTGCTCGAAAGCGAGCTCTTCGGCCACATCAAGGGGTCGTTTACCGGGGCCCATATCTTACGGCGGGGCTTGCTGGAGGAGGCGAGCGGCGGGACCTTCTTCTTGGACGAAGTCGGCGATCTCTCGTCGGCTGGACAGGCCAAACTGCTGCGCGTCCTCCAGGAAGGAGAAGTCCGACGGATCGGGAGCAACGAGTCGGTACGGGTGGATGTGCGGATCATCGCCGCGTCGCGCCGGAATCTGGCCGACTTGATCGAGGCCGGTCGGTTTCGAGAGGATCTGCTCTATCGGCTGAACACGGTCAACATTTTCATCCCGCCGCTCCGGGAGCGGCCTGAAGACATTCCCTTACTGGCCGAGTTCTTTCTCGCCCGCTACGGCGATGAGAAGGAAGTTCCCGTCACGTCCTTTTCCCCTGCCGCGATGCGTGCGCTGACGGGCTATGCGTGGCCGGGCAATGTGCGTGAGTTAGAGCACGTCGTGGAACGGGCGGTGGCGCTGGCCTCGCACGCAATCCTCTCTATCGACGACCTGCCGCCCGAAGTCCTGCAGACTAACGGCAATCATGGGGACCGCGTCGAGATTTTACCCGGCACACTCAAGGCTCTGCAGCGGGACCAGGTGCTCAAGATGCTGGAGTCCGCGCAGGGCAACAAGGAGCGGACGGCACGTTTACTCGGCATCAGTCGGCGTACGCTGTACCGGCTCCTCGACCGATACGGACTCGGCAAAACGCGGCTTTCGACCGAGGTCGATGTTTCGGATCCGACCGGTTCCTGA
- a CDS encoding efflux RND transporter periplasmic adaptor subunit, which yields MTSIRSRIIIAAVIVCGAYLGYRMQEAKSDAALLHNKTLEEAVPTVAVVSPKPLPGSETIVLPGNIVGWYEAPIYARVTGYVKMWHKDYGDTVKAGDLLAEISTPDLDAEFRQAHADLESERAKYRLAEVTANRWIALRPNHAVSEQSITVQEQNMRAQGAMVKAAEQKVKNIEAFIGFKKIIAPFDGVVIQRNINVGDLVSKEGNLSTPNAKTNLFTVAVVDKLRLFVSVPEAFGPFLQPGLKADVTVPQLPHRHFDFQFLTVAKGFEVGTRTATTVFTIDNEDRALWPGSYAQVHLTAPIDRQAFTMPSTALVFQERGTQVAVVTEDDRIHLKPIKISKLMDQIVEVEEGLSPDDRIVNNPSAALLEGNKVRIVTPTAGYDLVTGEKPAPEAAAPKQDSSSKPL from the coding sequence ATGACATCCATTAGATCACGTATCATCATTGCAGCAGTCATTGTCTGTGGAGCCTACCTCGGCTATCGGATGCAAGAGGCCAAAAGCGACGCCGCCTTGCTGCACAACAAGACGCTCGAAGAGGCCGTGCCCACGGTCGCGGTCGTTTCTCCCAAGCCGCTTCCGGGGAGCGAGACCATTGTGCTTCCCGGCAATATCGTGGGTTGGTACGAGGCGCCGATCTACGCGCGCGTCACGGGCTATGTGAAGATGTGGCACAAAGACTACGGTGACACAGTGAAGGCAGGCGACCTCCTCGCCGAAATCAGCACGCCGGATCTCGACGCCGAATTTCGGCAGGCTCATGCGGATTTAGAATCCGAGCGCGCCAAATATCGGCTCGCCGAAGTGACCGCGAATCGCTGGATCGCGCTGCGCCCCAATCATGCGGTGTCCGAGCAGTCGATCACGGTGCAGGAACAAAACATGAGAGCCCAGGGCGCGATGGTCAAGGCAGCGGAGCAAAAGGTCAAGAACATCGAGGCGTTCATTGGGTTTAAGAAGATCATCGCGCCGTTTGACGGTGTCGTCATCCAACGTAACATCAACGTCGGCGACTTGGTCAGTAAGGAGGGCAACCTCAGTACCCCCAATGCGAAAACGAACCTGTTTACAGTCGCCGTCGTCGATAAGCTGCGTCTCTTTGTCAGTGTGCCGGAGGCGTTCGGACCGTTTCTCCAGCCGGGCCTGAAGGCCGACGTGACCGTGCCGCAATTGCCTCATCGACATTTCGACTTTCAGTTTCTGACCGTTGCCAAGGGATTCGAGGTGGGCACTCGCACCGCCACCACCGTGTTCACGATCGACAACGAGGACCGAGCGCTCTGGCCCGGCTCCTACGCCCAGGTCCATCTGACGGCGCCGATCGACCGACAAGCCTTCACGATGCCCTCCACTGCGTTGGTGTTCCAGGAGCGAGGCACACAAGTGGCCGTGGTAACGGAGGACGATCGTATCCACCTCAAACCTATCAAGATTAGTAAACTCATGGATCAAATTGTCGAGGTTGAAGAGGGACTTTCACCCGACGATCGCATCGTGAACAACCCGAGCGCCGCATTGCTCGAGGGCAACAAGGTACGCATCGTCACACCTACTGCAGGCTACGATCTCGTCACGGGCGAGAAGCCGGCACCGGAAGCGGCCGCACCCAAGCAAGACTCATCGTCGAAGCCGTTATGA
- a CDS encoding ATP-binding protein — translation MFKKWFKFDGIMAWFIVTGAMLVGLSISLMTLLESDIVNRAGAENRQVAFLRISEFVGNMIGRTGGIEDVTVLQELIQDVREIRPRILRLSVFEITPSSSFLIVSTDPNVPPQTLDRQERAEIEAGRPIMQLDESSAERAWRITAPIAIDGKVVGALRGLFSVQEYDDLIKQEIELAKGIGIGVVLVASLTFLLLIHVKIHRPVHRLLYAMQNVEAGDLSSHVATTGPVEIREVTGQFNRMLDRVREAGLEKDRLLDEIRHFNQTLQKRVAEATAELQRANSELVEARLAVEESQRLAALGELSATMAHELGNPLNALSGHLQMLTHAGESSNRQRHLAVIRSEVDRMVAIIRQVLDQTRVRLRSAPINLNGTIQEVLSLLSPDVQKQRVTVKTDLQADLPPVAGDPRALHGLLFNLAVNAVQAMPSGGKLTIRTHTVCRTELPGTVIVNEGAVVNGTVVRLTIADTGNGIPPEHLSRIFEPFFTTRHEQGGTGLGLAICHRVVTDSGGSLAVKSGVGQGTEFTVDLPMWKEREIRKRP, via the coding sequence ATGTTCAAGAAGTGGTTCAAGTTCGACGGCATCATGGCTTGGTTCATCGTCACCGGAGCCATGCTTGTCGGACTGTCGATCAGCCTCATGACACTCCTTGAAAGCGACATCGTTAATCGGGCAGGAGCGGAAAATCGCCAGGTCGCGTTTCTGCGCATTTCCGAGTTCGTGGGCAATATGATCGGCAGGACAGGAGGAATCGAGGATGTGACCGTTCTTCAAGAACTGATCCAGGACGTCCGCGAGATCCGCCCTCGAATCCTGCGTCTCTCTGTGTTTGAAATCACGCCCTCATCCAGTTTCCTCATTGTGAGCACGGATCCGAATGTGCCACCTCAGACGTTAGACCGGCAGGAGCGAGCTGAGATCGAAGCGGGACGCCCGATCATGCAACTCGATGAATCATCGGCAGAGCGGGCTTGGCGCATTACGGCCCCGATTGCGATCGACGGCAAAGTCGTCGGTGCGTTGCGTGGTCTGTTTTCGGTGCAGGAGTATGATGATCTCATCAAGCAGGAAATCGAGCTGGCCAAAGGGATCGGCATCGGCGTCGTCCTCGTCGCATCGTTGACCTTTTTGCTGTTGATCCATGTCAAGATCCATCGGCCGGTTCACCGACTCTTGTATGCCATGCAGAACGTGGAGGCTGGAGATCTATCCAGCCATGTAGCGACCACAGGCCCTGTTGAAATTCGAGAGGTGACGGGTCAATTCAACCGCATGCTTGATCGCGTGCGAGAAGCCGGATTAGAGAAGGATCGTCTCCTGGATGAGATTCGGCATTTCAACCAGACGCTGCAGAAGCGGGTCGCAGAGGCCACAGCGGAGCTGCAGCGAGCCAACAGTGAGCTGGTCGAGGCGAGGCTCGCGGTGGAAGAAAGTCAACGATTGGCCGCTCTGGGAGAGTTGTCCGCCACAATGGCCCATGAATTGGGCAACCCATTAAACGCGCTCTCCGGCCATTTGCAAATGCTCACCCATGCCGGCGAATCCTCGAACCGGCAGCGACACCTTGCCGTCATTCGATCCGAGGTCGATCGCATGGTCGCAATCATCAGGCAGGTCTTGGATCAGACTCGTGTACGTCTCCGGTCGGCACCGATCAACCTCAATGGCACCATCCAAGAAGTGTTGTCCCTGCTTTCACCGGATGTGCAAAAGCAGCGCGTGACGGTGAAGACGGACTTACAAGCGGATCTCCCGCCGGTCGCCGGCGACCCCCGTGCCTTGCATGGGCTGCTGTTCAACTTGGCCGTCAACGCCGTCCAGGCTATGCCGTCCGGTGGGAAATTGACCATCAGGACGCACACCGTCTGCAGGACGGAGCTTCCAGGAACCGTTATCGTGAATGAAGGTGCGGTCGTCAACGGCACGGTGGTCCGCTTGACCATCGCCGACACCGGCAACGGGATTCCTCCTGAACACCTATCACGGATATTTGAGCCGTTTTTCACGACGCGACACGAGCAGGGCGGAACAGGACTTGGGTTGGCGATCTGCCACCGCGTGGTGACGGACAGCGGCGGCAGCCTGGCCGTAAAGAGCGGGGTCGGACAGGGTACGGAGTTCACGGTGGACCTGCCTATGTGGAAAGAGCGGGAGATCCGAAAACGCCCATGA